Proteins from a genomic interval of Natronorubrum tibetense GA33:
- a CDS encoding competence protein CoiA family protein, protein MPFLALHRGEEVIPNQVQREDPLECPKCGDALKIRRSHHRSGSFVARHFYHATEEEADCGGESPPHLRMKSIAYSKLTTEYPEATIGLEQPLGDRRADILVKFSSPQFPEGRGIGVEVQHRHEDKDIEAVTEEYLAQEYSILWLDRDDFSGFDVDLSGILTVWPHSVQHDFSDGYHGIIHWLRQPKPANPSVEVVFPEEYLADISDLLRRSWEYGKFEYGGKSDWSDLGFWWLSASYDPFQKWVKLVETPDGRTMLQLGKQVRGTEHVLAPVQTNHGRNRGKVHSLAYEVESAEVTSSGWQDVKKVWLESGLQNTSVLLKLVGTPSGDLALSLGKFRHHSDTKEFITVSTEHEHNLKESLHELANLLG, encoded by the coding sequence ATGCCGTTTCTGGCGCTACATCGAGGTGAGGAAGTAATTCCAAATCAGGTTCAGCGAGAAGATCCGCTTGAATGTCCGAAATGCGGCGATGCGTTGAAAATTCGCCGATCCCATCACCGGTCAGGGTCGTTCGTGGCGCGGCATTTCTACCACGCTACCGAGGAAGAGGCGGACTGTGGGGGCGAATCACCTCCACATCTGCGGATGAAGTCGATCGCGTACTCGAAGCTCACAACGGAGTATCCAGAAGCGACAATTGGGTTAGAACAACCGCTCGGAGATCGCCGAGCAGATATCCTCGTTAAGTTCTCATCCCCCCAGTTTCCCGAGGGTCGGGGCATCGGCGTTGAGGTTCAGCATCGTCACGAAGACAAGGACATTGAGGCAGTCACCGAGGAATACCTCGCTCAGGAATACAGCATCCTATGGCTAGATCGGGACGACTTCTCTGGCTTTGACGTCGACCTCTCCGGTATCCTTACAGTCTGGCCACATAGCGTCCAACACGACTTCTCAGACGGCTATCATGGAATCATTCACTGGCTCCGCCAACCCAAACCGGCGAATCCCTCGGTTGAGGTCGTGTTCCCGGAGGAGTATCTAGCTGATATCAGTGATCTTCTTCGTCGCTCGTGGGAGTATGGGAAGTTCGAGTATGGTGGAAAGTCAGACTGGAGTGATCTGGGATTCTGGTGGTTGAGTGCATCATATGACCCGTTCCAGAAATGGGTCAAGCTTGTCGAGACGCCGGACGGTCGTACAATGCTCCAGTTGGGGAAACAGGTGCGCGGGACAGAGCATGTTCTCGCACCGGTTCAGACAAATCATGGACGAAACCGTGGAAAAGTCCATAGCTTGGCGTACGAGGTCGAATCGGCCGAGGTCACGTCTAGTGGATGGCAGGACGTTAAGAAGGTCTGGCTTGAGAGCGGTCTCCAGAATACGTCCGTGCTGTTGAAGCTCGTTGGGACGCCGAGTGGGGATCTGGCGCTGTCGCTGGGAAAATTCAGGCACCACAGTGACACGAAGGAGTTCATCACGGTTTCGACCGAACACGAGCACAACCTGAAGGAGAGTCTCCACGAACTCGCGAATCTACTCGGCTGA
- a CDS encoding helicase-related protein has translation MTRDFESGDRIRLNGDPAEVIRTYEVGNLPYLRVYVEGGGAKTVCLDHVSTEPRSDALDTLDDQVTDLHPRHEAVSSEWFDLRTEALQLKMAHEQGQLLSISNSLVRLEPYQLACVNQVMQKLRQRALIADDVGLGKTIEAGLILKELEARNRANSVLFLVPAHLQKKWIRDMERFFDIDLTVADRQWVDAERRRLGEEANIWDQEGQRLVTSMAFLRQDEFQSEIENAFWDVAVIDEAHKASKRGESPSKTSLMAERVANHCESLLLLSATPHDGKGEAFRSLISYIDPFLVAEDQDLTRETVNRVMIRRGKETIYDDNGERIFPERDVQTATVSMSPAEEQLYERVTEYVREVYNRSDQLNEPAVGFAMALMQKRLVSSVGAIRETLRRRLHGLLEPDERGLSTDATAYLEGEDLEDSDREQAEQELERLTVAQGDEALQKEIDTLQELVAMAEDLPVDTKARKVKRYIEQLFEEHPDEKLILFTEYRDTLDYLLDLFADEPWADEILTIHGDVSKDERTRIEDEFNYGKSRLLMATDAASEGIDLQHSCHIMINYELPWNPNRLEQRIGRIHRYGQDKEVKVWNFQFDGTRESEIFELLQDKVEEIRSKVGATADVLGMLDDVNIDSLLMKSVQNQEPASATKEELEELMEEREQTLLEWYERSLIDCSTFDAESRQEIQSIVDDSEDVFGSEQEIREFFTRAIEAFEGSVEKRGNQLYEAEVPPEVTDSGQPETMGPFTFSRDFAIDHDGIEYLSPDADVLQALRDLVLQHGQHAGKAGMKLLPFVDQPGITFVYKVAFEDATGKTIREQLIPVYVDLAGLDAQRSLGERVLDADTIHARPDESTVSRLLKQRGDLEDAAERYISSMVADIREDLLETRQQDVQKELSDLEAYEQAERDRIQSFIDSYEQKATTGSDMRIAIRNQKQRLEQLETRIESRKAELRKREQVISLAPDIEAYCLTLPV, from the coding sequence ATGACTAGGGACTTCGAATCCGGTGACCGCATCAGACTCAACGGTGACCCAGCAGAAGTCATCCGTACCTACGAAGTCGGGAATCTTCCCTACCTTCGTGTCTACGTTGAGGGTGGCGGTGCGAAAACGGTCTGTCTCGACCACGTCTCCACCGAACCACGCAGTGATGCACTCGATACCCTCGACGATCAGGTGACAGACCTCCACCCCCGACACGAAGCAGTCTCGTCGGAGTGGTTTGACCTCCGAACCGAGGCGCTCCAGCTCAAAATGGCCCACGAGCAGGGGCAGCTCCTGAGCATCTCGAACTCGCTCGTCCGCCTCGAACCATACCAGCTCGCCTGCGTGAATCAGGTGATGCAGAAGCTCCGCCAGCGAGCACTCATCGCCGACGACGTCGGTCTCGGGAAGACCATCGAGGCAGGCCTCATCCTCAAAGAACTCGAAGCCCGCAATCGAGCTAACAGCGTCCTCTTCCTCGTTCCCGCACACCTCCAGAAAAAGTGGATTCGGGATATGGAGCGCTTCTTCGACATCGACCTCACGGTTGCGGACCGCCAGTGGGTCGACGCCGAGCGTCGACGACTCGGCGAGGAGGCGAACATCTGGGACCAGGAGGGCCAGCGTCTAGTCACCAGCATGGCGTTCCTCCGTCAAGACGAGTTCCAGTCCGAGATCGAGAACGCCTTCTGGGACGTCGCCGTCATCGACGAAGCGCACAAGGCCAGCAAGCGGGGCGAGTCTCCCAGCAAGACCTCGCTTATGGCCGAGCGCGTCGCCAATCACTGTGAATCCCTACTGTTGCTAAGTGCGACACCGCACGACGGTAAGGGAGAGGCGTTCCGATCCCTTATCAGCTACATCGATCCATTCCTCGTCGCCGAGGACCAGGACCTCACTCGGGAGACGGTGAACCGCGTCATGATCCGGCGCGGAAAGGAGACCATCTACGACGATAACGGGGAGCGCATCTTCCCCGAACGAGATGTCCAAACGGCCACCGTCTCGATGTCTCCTGCAGAGGAGCAACTGTACGAGCGCGTAACTGAGTACGTCCGTGAGGTCTACAACAGATCTGATCAACTGAACGAGCCCGCCGTCGGATTCGCGATGGCGCTCATGCAAAAGCGGCTTGTAAGCAGCGTAGGCGCGATTCGAGAGACACTCCGACGACGCCTTCACGGGCTGCTTGAACCCGACGAGCGGGGCCTCTCGACCGATGCGACGGCCTACCTCGAAGGCGAGGATTTGGAGGACTCTGACCGTGAACAGGCGGAGCAGGAACTCGAACGTCTCACGGTCGCCCAGGGTGATGAGGCGCTCCAGAAGGAGATCGACACGCTGCAGGAACTCGTCGCCATGGCTGAGGACCTCCCAGTCGACACCAAAGCCCGGAAGGTCAAACGCTACATCGAACAGCTCTTCGAGGAGCATCCGGACGAGAAGCTCATTCTGTTCACTGAGTACCGCGATACGTTAGACTATCTCCTCGATCTCTTCGCCGACGAACCGTGGGCAGACGAGATTCTGACCATCCACGGAGATGTGAGCAAAGACGAGCGAACCCGCATTGAGGACGAATTCAACTACGGGAAGTCGCGACTACTGATGGCGACCGATGCGGCCAGCGAGGGGATCGACCTCCAGCACAGCTGCCACATCATGATCAACTACGAACTCCCGTGGAATCCGAACCGCCTCGAACAGCGGATTGGTCGAATCCATCGCTACGGCCAGGACAAGGAGGTAAAGGTGTGGAACTTCCAGTTCGATGGCACTCGGGAATCCGAGATTTTCGAGCTCCTCCAAGACAAGGTCGAGGAGATTAGATCGAAAGTTGGTGCGACGGCAGATGTCCTCGGGATGCTGGACGACGTCAATATCGACTCTCTCTTGATGAAATCCGTCCAGAACCAGGAACCAGCCTCAGCCACCAAAGAGGAACTCGAGGAGCTGATGGAAGAGCGTGAACAGACGCTCCTTGAGTGGTACGAACGAAGTCTCATCGATTGCAGTACGTTCGACGCTGAGAGTCGACAGGAGATTCAGTCGATCGTCGACGACTCGGAGGACGTCTTCGGAAGTGAACAGGAGATCCGGGAGTTCTTCACCCGAGCGATCGAGGCGTTCGAGGGGTCAGTCGAGAAACGTGGAAACCAGTTGTACGAGGCAGAAGTCCCACCAGAAGTAACTGACAGCGGTCAGCCTGAGACGATGGGCCCATTCACCTTCAGTCGAGATTTCGCCATCGATCACGACGGAATCGAGTACCTCTCCCCGGATGCGGACGTTCTGCAGGCCCTCCGTGATTTGGTTCTCCAGCACGGGCAACACGCAGGGAAGGCCGGAATGAAGCTGCTGCCGTTTGTGGACCAGCCCGGCATCACATTCGTCTACAAAGTCGCCTTCGAAGATGCAACCGGCAAGACGATTCGTGAGCAACTCATTCCCGTCTACGTCGACCTCGCTGGACTCGACGCCCAGCGTTCACTCGGTGAGCGAGTCCTCGATGCAGATACGATTCACGCTCGTCCGGATGAGAGTACGGTCTCTCGGCTACTCAAGCAACGAGGTGACCTCGAGGACGCCGCCGAGAGGTACATCAGTAGTATGGTCGCCGACATCCGCGAAGATCTGCTCGAAACCCGTCAGCAGGACGTTCAGAAAGAACTCTCTGACTTGGAAGCCTATGAGCAAGCAGAACGAGATCGGATACAGTCGTTCATCGATTCGTACGAACAAAAAGCCACAACAGGGTCGGATATGCGCATCGCGATTCGGAACCAGAAACAACGTCTTGAGCAGTTAGAAACCCGGATCGAGTCCCGAAAGGCAGAGCTACGGAAGCGAGAGCAGGTCATCTCCCTTGCGCCAGATATTGAGGCGTACTGTCTGACTCTTCCCGTATAG